Genomic window (Chondrocystis sp. NIES-4102):
GACAAATTTTGTTTACTGGTGGAATCGTGGGATTGTTGACCATAGTTGTAACTTTAGGGATTTACTCGAATATTAATTCTTCGATCGCCCAAGCTAATGGTACTCAGGAAGTAGTTGATCCTAAGGATGGTAAGATTGCTATCCCACAAATAGTTGAACAACCTGTACCTCCTTATGGCTGGAAAATTAGTACTATTTCTGGAGAGGCAGAAATTGCTTTAGCTAAACATTTAACTGCAACTGGGGTAAAAAGCTATGGTGCTTTTTGGTGTCCTCACTGCTTTGAGCAGAAAGAGTTGTTTGGCAAAGAGGCTGCTGCTGAAATTAATTATATTGAATGCGATCCTCAAGGTAAAAATCCACAGCGCGATGTATGTGTTGCTAAAGGAATTCAATCTTTCCCCACTTGGGAAATTGATGGAAAATTGAATCCTGGTGTGAAACTTTTGGATGAATTGGCAAAATTATCTAAGTATGAGGGAGATAAGAAATTTAAGTATAAGTTATAGAAACAAGGATCAAGATGATTTATAGCTAATTTTTAGTTGTAGCTAGAAATAAATGACCCCCAATCGCGTCTCGGTAATCATGCCTAAAATTTTTGCTTGGTTTAATTATGTTGATTGTTATGATCAATTACCTAAGTTCTTCAACTAATTTTAAAAACGTGATTGGGGGTAGCCCCTGCTTGCGCAAACGCAATATACATTAAGATATCGGCTTGTTAACTATAGCGGGTTTGGGCGGAATTTCCTGCATTTTAGTCAGATTAGTGATTGTGTAATACAGTTGTTCTGCTACTTTTTGATTGGCAGCTTCGTTTAAGTGAATAGGATCAATAAAACTAGGGGAAGGATACTGATCACTCAATTTATATAAATCCACTACCTCTAAATTGTATGGGAAAGTTTTGGCAAGTTTACTGATGGCTGTAATTAAAACAGGGTAATCATCTCGCATTCGCTGAATATAATTTCTACCTAAATCGGTGGCGATCGCTCCTTCAGCATCTGTTAATTGACTAGGATTACGCCCTGTAATTTCTGGCTGTATAGCTACCACCATTGGTACTCTTGCTGCTGCGCTAAGGCTTAATATTTGTTTTTGATGAGCTACATAGCGATTTACTCGTTTTTCTAATTCTTCTTGGTTATTAGGTAAATGTTTAACCAGTTTAGATGTTTGTTCATTGAGTAAGAAATCCGCTTCTTTAAGGGCTTTTTGCCGTTCAATCCAGCTTGATTGGGCAATTTTAGCCAGATAGCTTTTATCTTCTACTGATGCCCTTAATTTATCGAGATAGGCAACTGCTTCCTTGGCTGGTTTACTGAAATAATTATTAGCTTGGGGTGCTTGAGTCGCTTCTTCTTCACTATCAAGCATCAAATCTTCATACCCATCTAACATAACGATTAAATCTGGCTTATATTTGAGAACATCTAACGCCATACGCGCTAATTCATTCCCCGAAGTGTAACCAGGTACAGCAGCATTAATCACTCGGTATTTACCTGATTTTAGCTTTGCTGGTTTGATTACAGGTTTTGCTTGAGCTTTGTCTGGGTTGGGTGTGGTTGGCGTTAAAACATTCGCTGGTGCAAGTTGTGGTGTAACTGGGGGTAGAGGGGTATTTGACTGATATAGATGGGGGGAAGTTTTTTGTTGTTCAATACGCTGTTGTAAACGTTTTTCTAAGTATTCGCTAATTGTCGCCTCATTACTCGCAGCCCCATAACCAAAAGCAGTTGAACCACCCAAAAGAAAGATTCTAATTTCATTATCGGGTTTAACCAATGGAAGAGGATCGCGATCGCGAAATCCTTGCTCATTAATTTGCCAATATTCTGCTTTTTGATTACTTACTAGTTGATACCCTACAGAAACACTTGGTTTAGCTAACAATAATTGTTTGTCTTCTACAGGTTGCTGTGCTGGGGAATTTTGAGATATAAAATTTAAGCGGTAAGCTTGAGCAATATCAGGTTCTGTCTGAGTTTGCGCAAACTTATTATTATCTCCAGATAAATCTATAAAAATGCGTGTCAGTAGTTCTAAAATGAGTAGAAACAAGCCGACAGAGATAAATGCCCATATTCTAGAAGAACGGCGACGTACACGCCTACGATGTCCAAAAATTCTACGCTCTTTGGTTTTGGATTTATACATAAATTGCGAACCCTATTATTTTTCAACAGATAAAACTTAAAATATTTACAATTACGACATCCGCACTAGCAATTATTAATCTTAATTTTGGAGCAATATTTTCAGCTTGTTGTGTTAATTATGGTACATTTACCAATGACTGTAATTAAGACATTTGAAAATAGTTAACTTTTGGATCAGATTGACATTTTTAATCCAATTTGATTAACCCTTGCTTCTATATCTCTTGTAAACCTAATCAAACCATCTAGAAAAAATCTTTAGTGATTCATGACTTATAAATTATTATTTGTTTGCTTGGGTAATATTTGTCGTTCTCCCTCGGCGGAAAATATCATGAATCATCTTATACAAGAAGCTGGTTTAGAAAACAATATTACCTGTGATTCAGCAGGAACTTCAGGGTATCATATCGGTGCATCTCCAGATCGTCGTATGAGTGTTGCTGCTAGCAACAGAGGAATTAAATTAGAAGGAAAATCGCGCAAATTAACTCCTTTAGATCTACAAAGGTTTGACCTGATTTTAGCTATGGATCGTGAAAATTACCAGGATATTTTATATCTCGATCGCGAAGGTAAATATGAAGACAAAATACGTTTAATTTGCGATTTTGCTACCAATAAAACTGATAAAGAAGTCCCTGATCCTTATTATGGTGGGCAAGATGGTTTTGACTATGTAATTGACTTGTTATTTGATGCTTGTACTGGGCTACTAAATTATGTAGTTAATTCGGATGCTTACCAGGTTAAAGTTAAGTCTAATAGTTAATAATTAGGATTTTGAAAGCTCATAAAATACAGTTTTATTTTAATCTGTAGCAGTTTAGACAGTATTGTTGTATTAAATTTAAATGTAATGAATCGATTTAATTTAAAAGTTCTAAAAAGGTTTTGGCAATTAGTTAAACCTTATTGGGTTAGTAATGAAAAGTTTGGCGCGATCGCTATTTTATTTTTATTACTTTCCCTGACCTTAATTTATACTTTTATTTCTATATCGATTACTCGTTTTCAAGGTGATTTAATTTCCTCATTAACTAAATTAGATCGCGAGAGATTTATAACAACAATTTGGAGCTTTTTAGGTGTCTTGGCTGCCTATGTACCGTTGTCTGCTAGTGCTAGTTATCTACAAGATAAATTAAGTAATTATTGGCGACGATGGTTGACTTACGATTTTTTAGATCGCTATTTTGGAAATCGTGCTTTTTACGAATTAGGTAATTTTAATACTGAAGTTGATAACCCAGATCAGCGTATTGCTGAAGATATAAAATCATTTACGTCTGAATCTCTTAATTTCTTATTAGTTATTTTTAATGCCATATTTCAAATGATTGGGTATACAGCTTTAATTTGGAATATTCCCCCCAAGGTAGTCATTTTAGAGTTATCAAACCCAATTAAAATATTTAACTTAGAAATAACTAGAATTGCTCCTTCGATTTTAATTGTTTTTCTACTGGGTTATTGCGTCATTGGTACTTTAATTACTATAGGTATTTTTGGGCGTAAATTAGTTACTATTAATTACGAACAGTTAAGAAAAGAAGCAAATTTTCGTTTTGGTCTAGTTCGTATACGCGAAAATTCCGAATCAATCGCTTTTTATCGTGGTGAACAGCAAGAATCTCGCAATCTTAGGAAATTCTTTACAGAAGTATTTGATAACTACAATTCTTTAATTTTTTGGCAAGACTTATTGTTAACATTATTCACCAGTGCTTATGAAAATATCCCTATTATTTTACCTGCTATAGTGGTCGCCCCAAGTGTCTTCTCAGGAGATGTAGAAGTAGGAAAAGTACGTGAAGCACAGATTGCTTTTGGACAGTTTTTCTTTTCCATTAATATTATAGTTTCAAGATTTCAATTTTGGACTGCTTTTGTGGCAGGAATTGATCGACTTTATCTGTTAAAAGAATATCTCGAAGATACTGTTAAAAAACACCATCAAGTTTTGTCAGAAAAACCACTAATTACAACAGTAGAAGAAGATGCAATATCCTTAGAAAATGTCACTTTGCAAACTCCCAATTATCAAAGAACTTTAGTTAATAATTTAAGTCTTAATTTACCACAGGGAGAAGGGTTATTAATTATGGGTGCGAGTGGTTGTGGTAAAAGTTCTCTATTAAGAGCGATCGCAGGTTTATGGAGTTCTGGAACAGGTTTAATTCATCGTCCTGAACTATCACAAATGTTATTTTTACCTCAAAAACCTTATATGATTTTGGGAACTTTGCGTAGTCAATTAGCCTATCCTAATGATGATAATCAGATTTCGGATCTTGATTTATATTACGCTCTAGATGTTGTAAATTTACCCGATCTGGCTGAACGTTTCGGAGGTTTTGATCTAGAAAAAGATTGGGATGAAGTATTATCTTTAGGTGAACAACAAAGACTAGCATTTGCCAGAATTATTATTAATAAACCCCGTTATGTAATTCTCGATGAAGCTACAAGTGCTTTAGATATTAATAATGAAGCAAAATTATATCAACATCTTATTAAAACTCGTACAACTTTTGTCAGTGTAGGTCATCGCCCAACATTAATTAAATACCATAATTGGATTTTAAACATAAGTGAAAATCAGCAATGGAAGTTAGATTCTACAGCTAATTTTCAACCTAAAAACTAGAGCAAATATACAGTGCCAGTGCGCCTTTTAACATTGCTTGAAGTAAAAATTAATGGTAGTCAATAGCTTTTATATATAATGTTACTTAACTAACTAATTATTGATAGCCGTATCTAACATACATTTAGTTTTATTCTTACTCATTTTTTACCTTAATTCCTACTTGTCTATCTATCAAAAAGAATGAGAAAATAGCCTAATCAATATAAAGACCTTATATCAACTAAGCATTAACATACAAAGATTAATTATGGCGATGTTTCTATTTACCTGATCACTTTCTTATGTTGAAGCTATAACTCATAATATATCAGTCAAATCACATAATTATTGATTCATAGTTTTAGTTTCCAACCACTTGATAACTTCTTTACCCAAACTAACATCATTTAAGCGATCTATTTCCCTAATTCCCGTTGGACTAGTAACATTAACTTCTGTTAAATAACCACCAATAACATCAATACCAACAAAATAAAGCTGATCAATTTCAAGTTGAGGGGCTACAACAGCACAAATTTCTTTTTCCCTTGGAGTGATCTCTACTTTAGCTGCTTTTCCTCCCACTGCCATATTCCCTCGAAACTCATCACCACTAGGAATACGATTAACCGCCCCAATTGGTTTGCCATCCAACAAAATAATCCTTTTATCCCCTGCTTTAGCAGCAGGTAAATATTCTTGAACCATTACAGGTTCTTGCCCCTGTTGAGTGCTAACCTCAATTAAAGAATTAAAATTGCGATCGCCTGCTTCTAAAAATAGAATTCCTTCTCCTCCTTTACCTCCTAAAGGCTTTAAGACGGCAGACTTTTTCTCCTCCACAAATTTAGCAATTACCGATTTATCCTGACTAACGATGGTTTCAGGAATTACTGAAGCGAATTGAAGTGCATAGACCTTCTCGTTAGCATTTCTTAACCCCTTGGGAGAATTAACTACCAGTGTTTTGTTAGGATCAATTAAATCTAAGATATAAGTTGTATATAAATAAGGCACATTAACTGGAGGATCAGTACGCATAAATACAGCATCCATTTCCTCTAAACAAGTTAGAACATTCTCCCCAAGCTGATACCAGTCTGATTCTGAGTGCCAGTGTCCATCAACCAACTTTACAGGTTTTAGAGTAACCTCTTGTAAATATCCCCAGGCTTTCTCCCCAATAATACTAAGTTTATTGGCTTGAGTAATCCAAACTTGATGACCTAATAATTGCGCTGCTTCCATCATGGCAACACTGCTATCATGTCCTGGATCAAGTTTGGCTATAGGATCAATAATAAATGCGAGCTTCACGCTATTTTCCCTAAACTAAATACTTTATACTTATTATTTAATAAAGTACAGCTTAGTCCGACTTATCTACAAGAGAGGATCTAATTTTCCAGCACTCTCTAAAGCATGAAGATCATCACAGCCTCCAATATGGCGATCGTTAATAAATACTTGTGGAACACTTGATCTACCATTAGCTCTTATTTTCATTTTGCCCCTAGCGTCTTCATCCCCATCAATACAGTACTCTGTATATTCAATACCCTTTTGATCTAATAATCCTTTTGCACGGATACAAAACGGGCAACGACTCCAGGTATATATCTCTACTTTAGCTGCCATAATTACAGTTAATATTAAGTATTATTACGTCATCACTATCTTAAACTGATTTGTTCTTCTTGTGAGAGCGTCAAAAGTATTTAAAACTTAACTTAAATATTAATCATTATTTTTTCAAATTACATAAACCTATTTAAATAAATTATGCTGATTTAAAAGTTTTAAATTTAAAAGTAGCCAAAATAACTATATTTTAAATACGAGTCTAATTTATATAAAAGTATTTATCAATTAATTCAATAAATATAACTATAGATATTTAAGTATTTTAATATCTAAAATTTTTCCTGTTAATTTTAAGTATACATTTGGGAACTCTTAAATCTAAGACATAAGACTAAGGAAGTTCTCGTATTTCAGAGTCAATATACCCTTGGTTGCTAAGTTTGCCAAAGTACAGTAGTTAAAACCAGCTACGAGCCTGAAAACATAACTTCTTTGATAAGTTAACTTATATTGAACTTACATAAAATGGAATCAGCAAAAATTGTTAACAAAATTCTGCTAAGTTCCCTTGCTTTTGGTGCTACCTTTGGTATAGGAATGTTAGTTACAACAAACGAGAATATACAAAAAGCCTTGATGGGTACTGGTGCAGTAGGCTCAATGGCTTGTGTCGCTGGAGCATTAGTTGCTAATAATAAAAAAGATGATCACAATCAACAAGATGATGACTCATCGGATATTCAAATATCAGAACTTCGTAGCCAAGAAGCGCAATTACAACACTCATTAAATCAAACA
Coding sequences:
- a CDS encoding glutaredoxin 3, whose translation is MAAKVEIYTWSRCPFCIRAKGLLDQKGIEYTEYCIDGDEDARGKMKIRANGRSSVPQVFINDRHIGGCDDLHALESAGKLDPLL
- a CDS encoding vitamin K epoxide reductase; this translates as MRRRRSLPWIYRWSRPIIGAIAIAGIILTAFLTVKKLTGGTLECGIDGAGAGCGGVLDSAYATVFGLPLSLYGCLAYISMAAFALVPLAVKSEGQKDFKKRLDNLTWWLLLAGSMAMVVFSGYLMYVLATQLKTTCPYCIGSALFSLSLLVLTITGRDWEDLGQILFTGGIVGLLTIVVTLGIYSNINSSIAQANGTQEVVDPKDGKIAIPQIVEQPVPPYGWKISTISGEAEIALAKHLTATGVKSYGAFWCPHCFEQKELFGKEAAAEINYIECDPQGKNPQRDVCVAKGIQSFPTWEIDGKLNPGVKLLDELAKLSKYEGDKKFKYKL
- a CDS encoding ABC transporter domain protein, yielding MNRFNLKVLKRFWQLVKPYWVSNEKFGAIAILFLLLSLTLIYTFISISITRFQGDLISSLTKLDRERFITTIWSFLGVLAAYVPLSASASYLQDKLSNYWRRWLTYDFLDRYFGNRAFYELGNFNTEVDNPDQRIAEDIKSFTSESLNFLLVIFNAIFQMIGYTALIWNIPPKVVILELSNPIKIFNLEITRIAPSILIVFLLGYCVIGTLITIGIFGRKLVTINYEQLRKEANFRFGLVRIRENSESIAFYRGEQQESRNLRKFFTEVFDNYNSLIFWQDLLLTLFTSAYENIPIILPAIVVAPSVFSGDVEVGKVREAQIAFGQFFFSINIIVSRFQFWTAFVAGIDRLYLLKEYLEDTVKKHHQVLSEKPLITTVEEDAISLENVTLQTPNYQRTLVNNLSLNLPQGEGLLIMGASGCGKSSLLRAIAGLWSSGTGLIHRPELSQMLFLPQKPYMILGTLRSQLAYPNDDNQISDLDLYYALDVVNLPDLAERFGGFDLEKDWDEVLSLGEQQRLAFARIIINKPRYVILDEATSALDINNEAKLYQHLIKTRTTFVSVGHRPTLIKYHNWILNISENQQWKLDSTANFQPKN
- a CDS encoding G-D-S-L family lipolytic protein, translated to MYKSKTKERRIFGHRRRVRRRSSRIWAFISVGLFLLILELLTRIFIDLSGDNNKFAQTQTEPDIAQAYRLNFISQNSPAQQPVEDKQLLLAKPSVSVGYQLVSNQKAEYWQINEQGFRDRDPLPLVKPDNEIRIFLLGGSTAFGYGAASNEATISEYLEKRLQQRIEQQKTSPHLYQSNTPLPPVTPQLAPANVLTPTTPNPDKAQAKPVIKPAKLKSGKYRVINAAVPGYTSGNELARMALDVLKYKPDLIVMLDGYEDLMLDSEEEATQAPQANNYFSKPAKEAVAYLDKLRASVEDKSYLAKIAQSSWIERQKALKEADFLLNEQTSKLVKHLPNNQEELEKRVNRYVAHQKQILSLSAAARVPMVVAIQPEITGRNPSQLTDAEGAIATDLGRNYIQRMRDDYPVLITAISKLAKTFPYNLEVVDLYKLSDQYPSPSFIDPIHLNEAANQKVAEQLYYTITNLTKMQEIPPKPAIVNKPIS
- a CDS encoding low molecular weight phosphotyrosine protein phosphatase, coding for MTYKLLFVCLGNICRSPSAENIMNHLIQEAGLENNITCDSAGTSGYHIGASPDRRMSVAASNRGIKLEGKSRKLTPLDLQRFDLILAMDRENYQDILYLDREGKYEDKIRLICDFATNKTDKEVPDPYYGGQDGFDYVIDLLFDACTGLLNYVVNSDAYQVKVKSNS
- a CDS encoding glutathione synthetase, encoding MKLAFIIDPIAKLDPGHDSSVAMMEAAQLLGHQVWITQANKLSIIGEKAWGYLQEVTLKPVKLVDGHWHSESDWYQLGENVLTCLEEMDAVFMRTDPPVNVPYLYTTYILDLIDPNKTLVVNSPKGLRNANEKVYALQFASVIPETIVSQDKSVIAKFVEEKKSAVLKPLGGKGGEGILFLEAGDRNFNSLIEVSTQQGQEPVMVQEYLPAAKAGDKRIILLDGKPIGAVNRIPSGDEFRGNMAVGGKAAKVEITPREKEICAVVAPQLEIDQLYFVGIDVIGGYLTEVNVTSPTGIREIDRLNDVSLGKEVIKWLETKTMNQ